In Tiliqua scincoides isolate rTilSci1 chromosome 1, rTilSci1.hap2, whole genome shotgun sequence, the following are encoded in one genomic region:
- the LOC136641323 gene encoding geranylgeranyl pyrophosphate synthase, with product MDPVEEPSKRILLEPYNYLLQLPGKQVRTKLSQAFNHWLNVPEDKLQVIIEITDMLHNASLLIDDIEDNSKLRRGFPVAHSIYGIPSVINCANFVYFLGLEKVLTLDHPEAVGVFTRQLLELHKGQGLDIYWRDTYTCPTEAEYRAMVLQKTGGLFGLAVGLMQLFSSCKKDLKPLLNTLGLFFQIRDDYANLHSKEYSENKSFCEDLTEGKFSFPTIHAIWSRPESTQVQNILRQRTENVDIKKYCVHYLENVGSFEYTRKTLKELEAEAYKQIEALGGNPDLVALVEHLSKMFKDSEN from the exons atggATCCTGTTGAAGAGCCATCTAAAAGAATTTTGTTGGAGCCATACAACTATCTACTTCAACTACCAG GTAAGCAAGTCAGAACCAAACTCTCTCAAGCTTTTAATCACTGGCTGAATGTTCCTGAAGATAAATTACAG GTTATCATTGAAATAACAGATATGTTGCACAATGCCAGTTTACTTATCGATGACATAGAAGACAATTCAAAACTCCGACGAGGTTTTCCAGTGGCCCACAGCATCTATGGAATACCATCTGTAATAAACTGTGCAAACTTTGTGTATTTCCTTGGCCTGGAAAAAGTCCTAACACTTGATCATCCCGAAGCTGTAGGAGTGTTCACTCGCCAGTTGCTGGAACTCCATAAGGGCCAAGGTTTGGATATTTATTGGAGGGATACATATACCTGTCCTACAGAAGCAGAGTACAGAGCCATGGTCCTGCAAAAGACAGGTGGCCTTTTTGGATTAGCTGTGGGCCTCATGCAGTTGTTCTCCAGTTGTAAAAAAGATTTAAAACCACTGCTCAACACTCTTGGGCTCTTCTTCCAAATTAGAGACGACTATGCAAACTTGCACTCCAAAGAATACAGCGAGAACAAAAGTTTTTGTGAAGACTTGACTGAAGGGAAGTTCTCCTTCCCAACTATCCATGCCATATGGTCCAGGCCAGAAAGCACACAGGTGCAAAATATTCTGCGACAGAGGACAGAAAACGTGGACATAAAAAAGTATTGTGTGCATTACCTTGAGAATGTAGGTTCCTTTGAATACACTCGGAAAACATTAAAAGAACTGGAGGCTGAAGCGTATAAACAAATTGAAGCACTTGGAGGAAACCCTGATCTTGTAGCATTAGTTGAACATTTGAGCAAAATGTTCAAGGACAGTGAAAACTGA